A region of the Fusobacteria bacterium ZRK30 genome:
GGCGTCGATTTTTTTATTATGATGTTTTTCAATCAACTCAATATCCCAGTCCTCTAGAGATGAAACCAGAGTTTCCAATAATTCTGTAATCAGATTTATTCCAAGGGAGGTATTCGTTGCCTTAAGTATAGGAACTACCTGAGATGCCTTTTTTATATTTTTTAGTTCCTCCTCACTGTGCCCTGTAGTGGCAATTAGTGTGGGAACATTGTGAGCTGTGATCCATGGAAGAATCTTTTCTGAGTTGCTGTAATGGGAAAAATCTATGAGAACATCGGGAACAGTAGAAAGGTCTTCTAAAGTTTCGACGATCCTAGAATCTTTTCCCAAGGAAAAAGAATCGATTATTCCGGCTAAGTTTAAGTTTTGGCTGTTATTAATGCTATCACAAAGGAGTTTACCCATCTGTCCCCATCCGTATATGGCTATATTCAAAATGTTACCTCCTTTTAGATTAAATTTAATTTTTTCATCTCTGCTTTTAAAAGTTCGAGAGATTCAGAACTCATCTCCCATAGGGGTTGTCTTACTCCTCCGACCTTCATATTCATAAGATTCATTGCAGATTTTACAGGTATTGGATTGGTCTCCAAAAATAAAGAATTTACAAATGAATTCAAAGAAAGTTGTAAATCTCTAGATTTAGTAACATCTCCTTCTAGGTAAGACATAACAAGGTTGTGAGTTTCAAGGGGCATAACGTTAGCTAACACAGATATAACTCCAACTCCTCCTAAGGAAAGGACAGGAACTATGATATCGTCATTTCCAGAGTAGATAGAAAAACTATTATCACAGACTCTGGCTACCTCGGCTAGGTAGGAGATATCTCCACTGGCTTCCTTGAGCCCAACCATATTTTTATGGTTACTCAATTCAACAACTACATCAACAGGAATATTCATTCCGGTTCTCCCTGGAACATTGTATAGGATGATGGGGATATTTACTTGATCAGCTATAGTTGTATAGTGATTGATCAATCCCTGTCTGTTGGTTTTATTGTAGTAAGGTGTAACTATGAGGAGACCATCGGCTCCTGCTCTTTCACACTCAATACTCAATTTGATCCCGTGACGGGTATCGTTACTGCCGCTTCCTGCTATTACAGGAACTCTCCCTCTAACCATCTCAACACTTCTTCTGATTAATTCTATATGTTCTTCGTCTGGAAGGGTAGATGCTTCACCGGTTGTGCCGGCAATTACCAGGGCATCGGTCTTATTTTCGATATGCCACTCTATGAGCTCTTCTAATTTAGTATAGTTGATACTCATATCCTCGTTGAATGGGGTGATAAGAGCTACTCCGGATCCTTTAAAAATTCCCATAATTCCTCCTATTTAAAGTTGTAATAAAATATATAAATATTATTGTTCTATCAATAATTCAGCAATTTGTACGGTATTTGTAGCAGCACCTTTTCTAATGTTGTCGGCTACTATCCATAGGTTCACACCATTTTTTACACTATAATCTCTTCGAATTCTGCCTACAAATACTTCATCAGATCCGCTGGCATTTATAGGCATTGGATAGATATTGTTTTTTACATCATCCTGTAAGACAATTCCTTCTTTATTTTGAAGAGCTTCTTTTAACTCTGATAAACCAAATTCTTTTTCAAATTCTAAGTTAACAGATACAGAATGTCCATTTTCTACAGGGACTCTCACACAGGTAGAAGTAATGGGAAGATTCGGTTTATTTAAAATTTTTCTGGTTTCATCGATCATCTTCAACTCCTCTTTGGTATACCCGCTCTCTGTAAACTCATCTATGTGGGGAAGACAGTTAAAGGCTATAGGGTGCGGGTAATTAGAAGGTTTCTTTCCCTCTATTCCATTTTTTAAATCTTCTACCCCGGCTACTCCAGATCCAGATACAGCCTGATAGGTAGAATAAATAACTCTTTTTATTCCATAGAGATCATCTAAGACTTTTAGAGGAACTACGACCTGGATGGTAGAGCAGTTAGGGTTGGCAATTAGTTTATTTGTTGCTGCTGCTTCTGGATTTACCTCAGGTACAACTAAAGGAATATTTGGGTCCATCCTCCATGCGCTGCTGTTGTCTATAACTGTGATCCCGTGGGAAACCGCTATAGGAGCCATCTTTTTACTGATACTTCCTCCGGCAGAAAATAAAGCTATATCTATTTCTTTGGTAAAAGATTCGGGAGTAAGTTCCTCAACTATATATGTTTTATTTTTAAAATTAATTTCTGTCCCGAAAGATCTGGATGAAGCTAAAAGATAAAGGTTATCTATGGGGAAATTTCTCTCTTCTAATACCTTGAGAAAAGTTCTTCCGACCATTCCGGTAGCTCCTACAATGGCGATGTTATATTTTTTCATGATCTCCTCCTAAATAATTTTTTTATTGTTTTTTACAGGTCAAATTCTTCAGCTAACATCTGAATAGCTATATTTTTATGTTCTTTGGAGATAGTACATGAGATACTGATCTCAGAAGTAGTTATATGATAAAAAGGAACACTATTTTCAGCTAGGGTATTAAATACCTTGGCCGCCACTCCGGAATGGCTTACCATTCCAATTCCAACCAATGAAATCATGATTAAGTCGGATTTGATCTCTATAGAAATTTCCTGGGATTTATTTTTTAATTCGTCTATGGCTTTTCTCAAAAGAGATTCTTCTCTTTTAAAGCAGCTGAATGAAAGGTCTAAAGTACCAGAAGTGGTAATGTTTTGACTGATCATATCGATATTTAGCTCGTATTTACCCAGGGTGTTAAAAATATTTGCTACCAAACTCTCCGAATAAGGAAGGTGCTGGATATTTACCATAAAAATATCTTCATTTAAAGTGATACCGGTAATGGGCTTATCTTCCATTATTTCATTTTGGTTTAATATCAGAGTACCATCATGATCCCTTAAACTTTCACCGACATAGATGGGAACATTATATTTTTTCCCTAACTCTACAGCTCTTGTTTCCATAATACCGGCTCCTAAATTTGCCATCTCCATCATCTCCTCGTAAGATATATTTTTTATTTTTTTAGCTTTTGAATATACTCTTGGATCTATACCATAAATCCCATCGACATCGGTATAGATCTCACACTGTGCTCCTAAACTGGCAGCCAAAGCTACTGCACTGGTATCTGATCCACCTCTGCCCAAGGTAGTGATGTCTCCGTCCTGATTAACTCCTTGAAACCCAGCAACGATAACTATCTTCCCAGAATTTAGATGGGATCTAATTATTTTTGGATCTACACTCTTGATCCTGCTTTTAGTGTGATGACCTACGGTAGTTATCCCTGCCTGGGGACCAGTAAGGGAGATGGAGTCTTTACCTAATTCGTTTAATGCCATAGATAAAAGAGCAACTGTCTGCTGTTCGCCTGTAGCCATTAGGGTATCCAATTCCCTTATATTTGGTGTTTCAGATATTTTTTTAGCCATCTCAATTAAGTTATTTGTGGTTTTTCCCATGGCAGAAGCCACTACAACTATCTGCTCTCCTACATCACTTAATTTTGAGATGTGGGAGGCTATTTTTTTTATTTTATCCAGATCAGCCAGTGAGCTTCCTCCATATTTGTGTACAATGATCATATTTATTTCCTCCTAAAAAAAAACTCTCCAGTAGTGGGAACTACTGAAGAGTAAAATTACATCTAATCAAAAACGAGATAAAAAGATTAATCTATGACTTCAAATAGCACCCCATTACCTAATTATGATAATGACAGTTATATGGATCTTATCCATATCCCCAACATAGATTTTTGCAGAATCTATATTTCGGCAACTACACCTTTCAAAACAGATCTTAAAATGCCTTCTCCCTGTCTTTACTATTTGTATTTGCAACCTCTATTCTTATGATTTGAAGTAAGTATAGCACTAAACATAAAATAAAATAAAATATATATAATATATATGTTATATAATGAGGAGATATACTTTAGTTTTCAGTTTATGTTGTATATGTTACGTATATATAATATATATTTTTAAAAATTAAAAAAATAAGGTTTACTTTTATCTAAGATAATACGAGAAATTTCTTTTAGGGAGGCAGGGATGGGAAAAATAATAGAAAATATGAAAAAACACAGAAGAAATTTACATGAAATTCCGGAATTAGGGTATATGGAAAAAAAGACCCAGGCTTACTTACTGGGAGAGATAAAAAAGATGGGATATAAGCCTGAAATAATTTGTGAAACGGGAATCTATATCTATCTAGACGGCAACTCTGAGGAAACTTATGGGTTCAGGACAGATATGGATGCCCTTACAATTTTAGAGGAAACAGGAGTTTCTTATACCTCCAAACACGAGGGGTTTATGCATGCCTGTGGACATGATGGTCATATGGCAACTCTCCTGGGATTCATGGATTATTTAAGAGGAAAAAAATTGAAGAAAAATATCCTTTTAATTTTTCAGCCTGCTGAAGAGGGACCGGGAGGAGCCAAGGACATTACAGAAAGTGGAATTTTGGAAAAATATAATGTTTTAGGGATCTTTGGGTTGCATCTTTTTCCCAAGTTAGAAGAGGGAATAATTGCTTGCAGAGCAGGGGGATTCATGGCAAAAGCAGCAGAGATAAATATCGTTATCAAGGGAAAGAGCGGTCATGGGGGACAGCCCCAGTTAGGGATAGATTCCATCCAGGTAGCAGGGAAGATGCTGGAAGGATTTAATCTTATAACCTCAAAATTTGTAGCTCCTTTTGATCCCAGTATAATTGCCATAGGTAAGATAGAGGGTGGAACCATAAGAAACATCATTCCGGAAGTTACCCGGATGGAGGGAACCATAAGGACTTTTTCCACAGATACCTTTAATTTTATCGTGGATAAAATAAGGGGTATAGCTCGTGGTATGGAGCTCAGTTATGGAGTTGAAATAGAGATTGATCTGGCTGAAGGATATCCTCCTGTTATAAATGATAAGAAATATTATAGTGTTTTAGAAGAGGTAGTCAGAGGGGAGGAAAAGTTGGAATTTGAGGAGATTGATCCAGAGATGTTGGCTGAAGATTTCGGGTTTTATCAGGAAGTAACCAGGGGCCTTTTTTTCTTTGTAGGAACTAAAAATAAGGAACTTGGATATACAGCATCACTCCATAATTCTAAATTTAATTTTGATGAGAAAGTATTGGAAAACGGGCTCAGGGTATACACAGGTATCTGCCAGAAATTAGGAGTCTTTGAATAAAAAATAATGTGACATTGTATCCAAGAGGCTCTAAATTTATAATTTACTAGGAAATAAAAAAAGCTGAGGTTAGCCTCAGCTTTTTATTTTAGTTATACATCTCTGCAAGTCTAGCTTCTACACCTTCGTCTTTGATATATTCATCAAATTCCATCAATTTATCGACAATTCCGTTAGGAGTTATCTCGATAATTCTATTGGCTACAGTCTGGATGAACTCATGGTCATGAGCAGCAAATATAATAGTTCCATTAAATTTAATCAATGCTTTATTTAGTGATGTGATAGATTCAAGATCTAAATGGTCTGTAGGATTGTCAAATAAGTAAACATTAGCTCCTGTCATCATTGTTTTAGATAACATACATCTTACTTTTTCTCCTCCAGAAAGAACACTAGGTTTCTTTTGAGAATCTTCACCGGCAAATAACATTCTTCCTAAGAATCCTCTGATGAAACTCTCATGAGGATCAGATGAATATGGTCTTAACCAGTCAATAAGGTCAGTTCCGCTACCTTCTTTAAAGTACTCAGAGTTATCTCTAGGCATATAACCTAAAGAAGTAGTTACTCCCCAAGTGATACTACCTGAATCAGGTTCAATCTCTCCAGCCATTATCTTGATAAGAGTTGTTTTAACTATATCATTTTTAGCTAAAAGTACTACTTTATCCCCTGTATTAATAGTGAATGAGATATTATCTAATACCTTTACTCCATCGATAGTTTTAGTTAAGTTTTCAACTTTTAACATGTTGTTTCCGGCATCTCTTTCAGATTTGAATTCGATGAATGGATATTTTCTATTAGAAACCTGCATATCTTCAAACTTTAAGTTATCCAACATCTTTTTTCTTGCTGTTGCCTGATTTGATTTTGAAGCATTGGCACTGAACCTGGCGATGAAGGTTTGTAATTCTTCTCTTTTTTGCTCTAATTTTTTATTTTTATTTCTCATTAATTCTAATACAACTTGACTTGATTCATACCAGAAATCATAGTTTCCTACGAACATCTTAACTTTACCAAAGTCGATATCAGCAATATGAGTACATACTTTATTTAAGAAATGTCTGTCATGTGATACTACGATAACAGTTGCGTTAAAGTTTGCTAAAAAGTTCTCTAACCAGTTGATAGCGTGGATATCCAGACCATTTGTAGGCTCGTCTAATAAAAGAACATCTGGATCACCAAATAATGCCTGTGCTAAAAGGATCTTAACTCTCTCAGGTTCTGTAAGTTCGTTCATCACTTTATAGTGAATTGAAGGGTCTACTCCTAATCCTGTAAGTAGTTTTTCTGCATTAGTTTCAGCAGACCATCCGTCTAATTCTTCAATTCTATCAGTTAATTCTCCGGCTTTTGCATAGTCCTCGTCTGTTGCATCAGGTTTTGCATAAAGCTCTTCCTGCTCTTTTTTTATAGCAAATAATTCTTTATGACCCATCATTACTACATTTAAAACTACTTCATCAGCGTGAGCGAAATGGTCCTGTTGTAGGAAAGATAATCTTTCTCTAGGTCCTAAGATAACGTCACCTTCAGTAGCATCAATTTCACCAGCCAAGATCTTTAAAAATGTAGATTTTCCGGCACCGTTAGCTCCAATAAGCCCGTAACAGTTACCAGGTGTAAACTTGATGTTTACATCTTCGAATAATTTTTTTCCAGGGAACATAAGCCCTAAACCACTAGTTGATATCATTTATTAACCTCCAAATTTTTATAAGTTCCACAGATAATTAAGATTAAATATCTATAGCCAATTATAAAAAATAATTTTTTTATTCGTAACATTATATCATATTTTTCAAGTATTTAGTATATACTATTAGTAGTAAGTATTGAAACTCTACCTAGATAAAAAATAGAAATAAAAAAATAAAGTGACGGAAAAAATAAACTCAAAATAATATCTAAAGATGAGGGAGCGATATTAAAAAAAATTGTGTTCCCAGTGTAAAAAAATCTAAGATTAGAAATGAGAGTTAAATCTATAAAATAGGAGTGATGTATATGTTAGCAGCATTTATAATGGCAGGAGGATCTGGGGAAAGATTTTGGCCCCTGTCAACTAAGGAAAGACCTAAGCAGTTGTTGAAATTAATAGATGAAGAAAGAAGTTTAATCAGAATGACAGTAGATCGTATATTACCCATTATATCAGCGGATAAAATATTTATAGGGACCAATGCTATCCAGGCAGAGGCCATAAGAAGGGAGCTCCCTGATCTTCCCTATGAAAATATAATTGTGGAACCGGCATTCAAAGATACTGCTGCTGCCATTGGATATGGAGCAGTTAAGATAAAGGAAAAATTAAAGGGTGAAGATATTACCATGGTGGTATTGGCTTCGGATCATATCATAAAAAATGAGGATAACTTCAGAAAGAGGATTGTAGGAGCCAGTGAGATAGCCATGGAAACCAATTCCATCATTACATTGGGAATAAAGCCCAATAAACCTGAGACAGGATATGGTTATATAGAGGTAAAGGAAGCCTATATAGGGGAACCAAGCAAGGTAATAAGATTTTGGGAAAAGCCAAATTTAGAAAGAGCCGAAGAATACGTAGAAGCCGGGAACTATCTTTGGAACAGTGGGATGTTTGTCATAGGACTAGATATGATCATGGGATCATTTGAAAAATATATGCCAAAACATTTCAAAAATTTTAATAAGATCACTGCATTAAAGGATAAAAAATTAGATGCAGAAGCTGAAACAGAGGAACTTAAAACTTTATTTGAGAAGTTTGAAAAGATATCTATCGATTTCGGAATTATGGAAAAAGCTCAGAATATTCAGGTTATACCTGTAGATTTTGGTTGGAATGATGTGGGGAGTTACCCAGCTCTAGATGAGGTGCTGGAACACAATGAAAACGGGACAGTAAACAGGGCAAATGAACTCATTGAGATCGGAAGTAAGAATAATATAATAATAGGAACAAAAAAAATAGTAGCTACAATAGGATTAGAAGATCTGGTAGTAGTAGAAACTGACGATGCCCTCTTGGTGTGCAAAAAAGAGAGAGCTCAGGATATAAAGAAGGTGTTGAAGGAGATAGCAGAGAGGGAGAAAGTTAATTAACTCCTCCTTATCGGCATTCTAAATCAAGTTTTAACTATACTTGATTTAGATAATCGTAGAAAAACGTGTAATTAAAACTTAATTTTTAAATGTGAACTTAAAAAAGAGAGGCTGAGGTAGAAGTGAAAGTCTTTAATTTCAAATTAATAATGAAAAGTTGAAAAAAGGAGTCAGAGAATGAGTGAAAAAAATATAATAGATAAAACCAAAACCCCTGTTACAAAAAAATCTATATTAGAGGATTTGAAGGGTTTAGGAATAGAAAAAGGTGATACATTATTACTTCACTCATCTCTCTCTAGTTTAGGTTGGGTATGTGGAGGAGCAGAGGCTGTAATAATGGCTCTGATAGATGCAATAGGAGAAGAGGGAACTTTAATAATGCCTACTCATAGCGGAGAAAATTCCAATCCATTTAATTGGAATAACCCCAGTGTTCCTAAGGAATGGCATGAAATAATTCGAAATAATATGCCAGCCTATGATCCTAAAACAACAATAACTAATGGCATAGGAAAAATCCCCGAATTATTCAGAACAATGCCGGGAGTCTCAAGATCACTTCATCCCCAGGTTTCCTTTGGGGCTATTGGAAGGTTAAAAGATGATATTTTAAGAAATCATCAATTGAGTTCTTTTTTTGATATGGATTCTCCCCTTGGAAAATTATATAAATTAAGGGAAGCAAAAATTTTATTACTGGGAGCAGGTTATGACTCGTGCACCAGCTTTCATGTAGGAGAAACTCTTATAGGAGATAAAGTAAATATAAGCAAAACAGGATCAGCAATCTATGAAGACGGAAAAAGAATCTGGAAATGGTTTGAAGCTCATGAACATAACTCAGATGATTTTTCAGAACTCGGAAAAGCATTTGAAAATAGGCATAAAGTAATAAAAAAACTTGTGGGGAATGCAGAGAGTAGATTATTTTCTCTGAGAGAAGCGGTGGATTTTTCCAAGGAGTGGCTGTTGGAAAACAGGTAAGTCGGTGAATCCCCGATTCTTAGTGGGATGCCTGACGGGCACAGTGGGCAGGACGAAACTCGCTAGATATTTATTGTGAAGTCGGACGACTATAAACTTCAAAATATAAACTCAAAAAGTTGAGTTCTTTGGTGATAAAAAATTAAATACTGTGCATATAAATATACAAGCAGGAGGGAAAAATGGTAGAAGAAATTTATCGAAATATTTGGAAGATAGAGGTACCACTTCCTAAAAGTCCTTTAAAATTTTTAAATGCTTATGTTGTTGTAGGAGAGAAAAGGAATCTTCTTATAGATAC
Encoded here:
- a CDS encoding AAC(3) family N-acetyltransferase, whose protein sequence is MSEKNIIDKTKTPVTKKSILEDLKGLGIEKGDTLLLHSSLSSLGWVCGGAEAVIMALIDAIGEEGTLIMPTHSGENSNPFNWNNPSVPKEWHEIIRNNMPAYDPKTTITNGIGKIPELFRTMPGVSRSLHPQVSFGAIGRLKDDILRNHQLSSFFDMDSPLGKLYKLREAKILLLGAGYDSCTSFHVGETLIGDKVNISKTGSAIYEDGKRIWKWFEAHEHNSDDFSELGKAFENRHKVIKKLVGNAESRLFSLREAVDFSKEWLLENR
- the dapB gene encoding 4-hydroxy-tetrahydrodipicolinate reductase, whose protein sequence is MNIAIYGWGQMGKLLCDSINNSQNLNLAGIIDSFSLGKDSRIVETLEDLSTVPDVLIDFSHYSNSEKILPWITAHNVPTLIATTGHSEEELKNIKKASQVVPILKATNTSLGINLITELLETLVSSLEDWDIELIEKHHNKKIDAPSGTAQSLLEKINNTLTSKRELTYGREGISPRKKEEIGVHVVRGGSIVGEHSIIFAGEDEVIEVKHEAHSKMIFVNGALKGATWLYNKQPGFYTMKDIFN
- a CDS encoding aspartate-semialdehyde dehydrogenase, whose amino-acid sequence is MKKYNIAIVGATGMVGRTFLKVLEERNFPIDNLYLLASSRSFGTEINFKNKTYIVEELTPESFTKEIDIALFSAGGSISKKMAPIAVSHGITVIDNSSAWRMDPNIPLVVPEVNPEAAATNKLIANPNCSTIQVVVPLKVLDDLYGIKRVIYSTYQAVSGSGVAGVEDLKNGIEGKKPSNYPHPIAFNCLPHIDEFTESGYTKEELKMIDETRKILNKPNLPITSTCVRVPVENGHSVSVNLEFEKEFGLSELKEALQNKEGIVLQDDVKNNIYPMPINASGSDEVFVGRIRRDYSVKNGVNLWIVADNIRKGAATNTVQIAELLIEQ
- a CDS encoding aspartate kinase is translated as MIIVHKYGGSSLADLDKIKKIASHISKLSDVGEQIVVVASAMGKTTNNLIEMAKKISETPNIRELDTLMATGEQQTVALLSMALNELGKDSISLTGPQAGITTVGHHTKSRIKSVDPKIIRSHLNSGKIVIVAGFQGVNQDGDITTLGRGGSDTSAVALAASLGAQCEIYTDVDGIYGIDPRVYSKAKKIKNISYEEMMEMANLGAGIMETRAVELGKKYNVPIYVGESLRDHDGTLILNQNEIMEDKPITGITLNEDIFMVNIQHLPYSESLVANIFNTLGKYELNIDMISQNITTSGTLDLSFSCFKREESLLRKAIDELKNKSQEISIEIKSDLIMISLVGIGMVSHSGVAAKVFNTLAENSVPFYHITTSEISISCTISKEHKNIAIQMLAEEFDL
- a CDS encoding ATP-binding cassette domain-containing protein, giving the protein MISTSGLGLMFPGKKLFEDVNIKFTPGNCYGLIGANGAGKSTFLKILAGEIDATEGDVILGPRERLSFLQQDHFAHADEVVLNVVMMGHKELFAIKKEQEELYAKPDATDEDYAKAGELTDRIEELDGWSAETNAEKLLTGLGVDPSIHYKVMNELTEPERVKILLAQALFGDPDVLLLDEPTNGLDIHAINWLENFLANFNATVIVVSHDRHFLNKVCTHIADIDFGKVKMFVGNYDFWYESSQVVLELMRNKNKKLEQKREELQTFIARFSANASKSNQATARKKMLDNLKFEDMQVSNRKYPFIEFKSERDAGNNMLKVENLTKTIDGVKVLDNISFTINTGDKVVLLAKNDIVKTTLIKIMAGEIEPDSGSITWGVTTSLGYMPRDNSEYFKEGSGTDLIDWLRPYSSDPHESFIRGFLGRMLFAGEDSQKKPSVLSGGEKVRCMLSKTMMTGANVYLFDNPTDHLDLESITSLNKALIKFNGTIIFAAHDHEFIQTVANRIIEITPNGIVDKLMEFDEYIKDEGVEARLAEMYN
- the dapA gene encoding 4-hydroxy-tetrahydrodipicolinate synthase; the protein is MGIFKGSGVALITPFNEDMSINYTKLEELIEWHIENKTDALVIAGTTGEASTLPDEEHIELIRRSVEMVRGRVPVIAGSGSNDTRHGIKLSIECERAGADGLLIVTPYYNKTNRQGLINHYTTIADQVNIPIILYNVPGRTGMNIPVDVVVELSNHKNMVGLKEASGDISYLAEVARVCDNSFSIYSGNDDIIVPVLSLGGVGVISVLANVMPLETHNLVMSYLEGDVTKSRDLQLSLNSFVNSLFLETNPIPVKSAMNLMNMKVGGVRQPLWEMSSESLELLKAEMKKLNLI
- a CDS encoding sugar phosphate nucleotidyltransferase — protein: MLAAFIMAGGSGERFWPLSTKERPKQLLKLIDEERSLIRMTVDRILPIISADKIFIGTNAIQAEAIRRELPDLPYENIIVEPAFKDTAAAIGYGAVKIKEKLKGEDITMVVLASDHIIKNEDNFRKRIVGASEIAMETNSIITLGIKPNKPETGYGYIEVKEAYIGEPSKVIRFWEKPNLERAEEYVEAGNYLWNSGMFVIGLDMIMGSFEKYMPKHFKNFNKITALKDKKLDAEAETEELKTLFEKFEKISIDFGIMEKAQNIQVIPVDFGWNDVGSYPALDEVLEHNENGTVNRANELIEIGSKNNIIIGTKKIVATIGLEDLVVVETDDALLVCKKERAQDIKKVLKEIAEREKVN
- a CDS encoding amidohydrolase, translated to MGKIIENMKKHRRNLHEIPELGYMEKKTQAYLLGEIKKMGYKPEIICETGIYIYLDGNSEETYGFRTDMDALTILEETGVSYTSKHEGFMHACGHDGHMATLLGFMDYLRGKKLKKNILLIFQPAEEGPGGAKDITESGILEKYNVLGIFGLHLFPKLEEGIIACRAGGFMAKAAEINIVIKGKSGHGGQPQLGIDSIQVAGKMLEGFNLITSKFVAPFDPSIIAIGKIEGGTIRNIIPEVTRMEGTIRTFSTDTFNFIVDKIRGIARGMELSYGVEIEIDLAEGYPPVINDKKYYSVLEEVVRGEEKLEFEEIDPEMLAEDFGFYQEVTRGLFFFVGTKNKELGYTASLHNSKFNFDEKVLENGLRVYTGICQKLGVFE